A part of Misgurnus anguillicaudatus chromosome 6, ASM2758022v2, whole genome shotgun sequence genomic DNA contains:
- the LOC129434335 gene encoding uncharacterized protein: protein MSSVQFSKRFSDEQYKNWLKTTESLSILRTHMRDFIEQETETYHSSLRNKQALKGLACDKKCTFKKNKNKQVPLCPLCINWKKEIHNNHAKNANIYWENCQPPLWPTNKWEAAKAYMPRGHDKHGTFEEFDVAAILNLMRSCKHFSGIPDSCLQGVLKVRNSAMHSPDFKMSSADMEKNLVKVLEMARKLEARFPELKNLEKDLEKDIKQFNNILDKNFSRDPQCEVDGKQHDIEKLTEIQQVLDREQQAMKEKLEGFLLHFEGNNEESVKEQSQDFLDFLDQNKDLLENLAPQVDKLKEMQEKVDQHEHQLTDLNDRVDYLEQVATDPVLPDNPLRFKNHLYEFCRKNHWPEPKFTEERKAGGYKGMVEVNGQTFQGKTVRNSIKTAHQDVAHIALEYLESEVDTTEPQTALTSTEISSSSSSGTHFGKVTVVLDQEFTGGHFLKEEEAVESAYEDLWKQLQGVMGPVKDQTYRLAILDYFNKLDFPIPTVQFTQNDDNTTICKLRLCGSFTFHDTVGSSKKRQAEQQAAEVAVKHLSKILNCGPISDTEKNFKGLLKECLENLHLKAAEYDTEGGPSGTRPEPSSLCASVKRPSDLESESISTASPLPSRPSHESVSGPVPVSLDPQDSSSSASQRKKAKIDTSGITFFGKVTVFLEREIVSDGGCSEEEASESAYKVLWQQLCINAPIEGKTYKSTILDYFKENDFQMPAEEFNQNEDNTTICKLRLTGPFTFHDTVGSNKKRQAEQQAAKVAVNHLSKILNCNPVPDTENFKSLLKERLENLHLKAAEYDTEEGPSGTRPEPSNSSIIQATVKQPSNQEESESIPTASQLPSCQSHESVSGPVPVSLEPQDSSSPASQRKKARIDTSEIDLLLTVWNLKPPHVKVENIQYDENFKCTVEINLENFTFTNKNGYDSKKEAIRISYLLFGSKIGIFESGTADEKTASAQVKQHFSQKSLPLPQEDVEGSSKPFCCSIKNINYKVVYEAQGSSEIEAKLHALQKALSSLSPLFDFPSLTGANSLEDVENQLSFMLKGAGQKDPVISLHGPLVKTSIQLCFTDHTVKCTCKNSKKAARNHLSLRILSLLGEKTDSGSTSVRNCLDDWFKQKNLPQPVFEDTEEALGAKATFSVQFTCCNPAWEDNWDTAKKKLVEELKQRFQFLND from the exons ATGAGCTCTGTGCAGTTTTCCAAACGCTTCAGTGATGAGCAGTACAAAAACTGGTTAAAAACCACTGAGAGTCTTTCAATACTGAGGACTCATATGCGGGACTTCATTGAACAGGAAACCGAAACTTATCACAGCTCTCTGCGAAATAAACAGGCTCTCAAAGGATTGGCCTGCGACAAAAAGTGCACTTTTAAGAAGAATAAGAATAAACAG GTACCTCTGTGCCCTTTGTGTATTAATTGGAAGAAGGAGATTCACAACAATCATGCTAAAAATGCTAATATATACTGGGAAAACTGCCAGCCACCTCTATGGCCTACAAATAAATGGGAAGCTGCTAAA GCATATATGCCACGTGGGCATGATAAGCATggtacatttgaagagtttgatGTTGCTGCTATTTTGAACTTAATGCGTTCCTGCAAACACTTCAGTGGCATCCCAGATTCTTGTCTGCAAGGT GTACTAAAGGTACGCAACAGCGCAATGCACTCACCTGACTTCAAAATGAGCAGTGCAGACATGGAAAAAAATCTTGTTAAGGTCCTGGAGATGGCAAGGAAGCTTGAAGCAAGATTCCCAGAACTGAAAAACTTGGAGAAAGACTTGGAGAAAGATATAAAACAG TTCAACAACATTCTGGACAAGAATTTCAGTCGGGACCCGCAGTGTGAAGTTGATGGCAAACAACACGACATAGAGAAACTGACAGAGATCCAGCAAGTTCTGGACCGGGAGCAACAAGCTATGAAGGAAAAGTTGGAAGGGTTTCTCTTGCACTTCGAGGGGAACAATGAAGAAAGTGTCAAAGAACAATCACAGGATTTTCTGGACTTTCTGGACCAAAACAAAGATCTCCTTGAGAACTTGGCCCCACAGGTCGACAAACTTAAAGAGATGCAAGAGAAAGTTGATCAACACGAGCATCAGCTCACCGACCTGAACGACAGAGTGGACTATCTGGAGCAGGTGGCAACTG ATCCAGTCTTACCTGACAACCCCCTCAGATTCAAGAATCATCTTTATGAATTTTGCCGTAAAAACCATTGGCCAGAGCCAAAGTTTACAGAAGAGCGAAAAGCCGGCG GTTATAAGGGTATGGTGGAAGTGAATGGACAAACATTTCAGGGCAAAACGGTGCGTAACAGCATAAAGACTGCCCATCAGGATGTAGCACACATTGCTCTTGAATACCTGGAGTCAGAGGTTGATACCACAGAACCACAAACAGCATTAACGTCGACTGAAATCTCCAGTTCATCTTCCTCAG GGACCCACTTTGGTAAAGTGACTGTGGTTCTCGATCAAGAATTTACTGGTGGACACTTTTTAAAAGAGGAGGAAGCTGTTGAATCAGCTTATGAGGATTTATGGAAACAGTTGCAAGGTGTAATGGGTCCAGTGAAAG ATCAAACATACAGGTTGGCAATCCTGGATTATTTCAACAAACTTGATTTCCCAATACCAACAGTACAGTTTACTCAGAATGATGACAACACAACCATCTGTAAACTCAGACTCTGCGGCTCTTTTACTTTTCATGACACAG TTGGCTCCAGCAAGAAGAGACAGGCAGAGCAACAAGCAGCTGAAGTTGCTGTGAAACATCTGTCAAAGATCCTCAACTGTGGTCCAATATCAGACACTGAGAAAAACTTCAAAGGTCTCCTAAAGGAGTGTCTAGAAAACCTGCATCTCAAAGCTGCTGAGTATGACACTGAAGGAGGTCCAAGTGGAACCAGACCAGAACCTTCAAGCC TTTGTGCATCAGTAAAACGGCCTTCAGACCTGGAGTCTGAAAGCATCTCTACAGCATCTCCGCTGCCATCACGTCCGAGTCATGAGTCAGTCAGTGGTCCTGTTCCTGTATCACTGGACCCTCAAGATTCAAGTTCTTCAGCTTCACAGAGAAAAAAGGCCAAGATTGATACTTCAG GGATCACCTTCTTTGGTAAAGTGACTGTTTTCCTTGAACGAGAAATTGTATCGGATGGAGGATGTTCAGAAGAGGAAGCAAGTGAATCAGCTTATAAAGTTTTATGGCAACAGTTATGCATTAATGCTCCAATTGAAG GTAAGACATACAAGTCCACAATCCTGGATTATTTCAAAGAAAATGATTTCCAGATGCCAGCAGAAGAGTTTAATCAAAATGAGGACAACACAACCATCTGTAAACTCCGACTCACTGGCCCTTTTACCTTTCATGACACGG TCGGCTCCAACAAGAAGAGACAGGCAGAGCAACAGGCAGCTAAAGTCGCTGTGAACCATCTGTCAAAGATCCTCAACTGTAATCCAGTACCAGACACTGAGAACTTCAAAAGTCTCCTAAAGGAGCGTCTAGAAAACCTGCATCTCAAAGCTGCTGAGTATGACACTGAAGAAGGTCCAAGTGGAACCAGACCAGAACCTTCAAACT CATCTATCATTCAGGCAACAGTAAAACAGCCTTCAAACCAGGAGGAGTCTGAAAGCATCCCTACAGCATCTCAGCTGCCATCATGTCAGAGTCATGAGTCAGTCAGTGGTCCTGTTCCTGTATCACTGGAGCCTCAAGATTCAAGTTCTCCAGCTTCACAAAGGAAAAAGGCCAGGATTGATACTTCAG AAATTGATCTGCTGCTTACTGTATGGAATCTCAAACCACCACATGTGAAAGTTGAGAACATCCAATATGATGAAAATTTCAAATGCACCGTGGAAATCAACTTGGAAAACTTTACTTTCACGAACAAAAATGGCTACGACTCTAAGAAGGAAGCTATTCGAATATCTTACCTGTTATTCGGCAGTAAAATTGGAATTTTTGAATCTGGCACAGCAG ATGAAAAGACAGCCAGTGCTCAGGTGAAGCAGCATTTCTCTCAGAAATCTCTTCCTCTTCCTCAGGAAGATGTTGAAGGTTCTTCAAAACCATTCTGTTGCTCAATAAAGAACATAAATTACAAGGTTGTCTATGAAGCACAAG GATCTTCAGAGATCGAAGCCAAGTTACATGCTCTCCAGAAAGCCCTCAGTTCACTGTCACCTCTATTTGATTTTCCTTCACTAACTGGAGCTAATAGTCTTGAAGATGTGGAGAATCAACTGAGCTTCATGCTGAAAGGGGCTGGTCAGAAAGATCCAGTGATCTCGCTGCACGGGCCACTGGTGAAGACCTCCATCCAGCTGTGTTTTACTGATCATACAGTCAAGTGTACATGCAAAAACAGCAAAAAAGCCGCTCGTAATCATCTCAGTTTACGTATACTGAGCCTGCTAGGAGAGAAGACAG ATTCAGGGAGCACATCTGTGAGAAACTGTTTAGATGATTGGTTTAAACAGAAGAATCTACCACAGCCTGTGTTTGAGGACACAGAAGAAGCCCTCGGAGCGAAAGCTACTTTCTCTGTTCAGTTCACCTGCTGTAATCCAG CTTGGGAAGACAACTGGGACACAGCAAAGAAGAAGCTGGTTGAAGAACTCAAGCAGAGATTTCAGTTTCTCAACGACTAA